One stretch of Plasmodium vivax chromosome 8, whole genome shotgun sequence DNA includes these proteins:
- a CDS encoding eukaryotic translation initiation factor 3 subunit 11, putative (encoded by transcript PVX_119635A), whose translation MDVKSIIEEVQAIKVYPHMMFNASKLKTLSDYVDIAFGNNEYFDNEVMLTLLRLFCLYPHCFDKIVIKKILVCVLYNINEVDMNTYLSLINPNLYDEHIRSVVYLYDLIKECHFIKLWSCINNNQGMDNRSCDYSFLANHDSFICNVRKYILNCITLSFENISLQNMATYLNYKDMNELEKFLNENKWTVKKATHKEEEVQVCSNGNIETMQQSKKSINAYFNEDNISSYINKLNN comes from the exons ATGGATGTGAAAAGTATTATCGAGGAGGTTCAGGCCATTAAGGTTTACCCACACATGATGTTCAACGCCTCCAAGCTGA AAACCCTGAGCGACTACGTGGACATCGCCTTCGGAAACAACGAGTACTTTGACAACGAAGTGATGCTGACGCTGCTGAGGCTCTTCTGTCTGTACCCCCACTGCTTCGACAAAATTGTAATCAAAAAAATCCTCGTGTGTGTACTGTATAACATAAATGAGGTAGACATGAATACCTACCTCAGCCTCATCAACCCTAACCTGTATGACGAGCACATTAGAAGCGTCGTCTATCTGTATGATTTGATTAAGGAGTGccattttataaaactgtGGAGCTGCATTAACAATAACCAAGGGATGGATAACCGAAGTTGCGACTACTCGTTTTTGGCCAATCACGATAGCTTCATCTGCAACGTTAGGAAGTATATTTTAAACTGTATTACTCTAAGCTTTGAAAATATTTCGCTTCAAAATATGGCcacttatttaaattataaagatATGAACGAGCtggaaaaatttttaaatgaaaacaaGTGGACCGTTAAGAAGGCCACGcacaaggaggaggaggtgcAAGTCTGCTCCAATGGCAACATAGAGACGATGCAGCAGAGCAAGAAAAGCATCAACGCGTATTTCAACGAGGATAACATATCCTCTTACATTAACAAGCTTAACAAttga
- a CDS encoding sybindin domain containing protein (encoded by transcript PVX_119640A) codes for MYSLYVNNQHGTLVYEKHFSDEIKLNSNEEIRLASMLHGISTISEKINVHASPLNESKRNIFKSLEKKGIETIEGDGFKIQCYDTLTGIKIFIVHKDDLNIEANTYLKRVHELYSDIILKNPFYDIDMPIRSAVFNEQVEKLFAGL; via the exons ATGTATTCCCTCTATGTCAACAACCAGCATGGTACGTTAGTTTACGAAAAG cacTTCAGCGACGAAATAAAGCTAAACAGTAATGAGGAGATAAGACTGGCCTCCATGCTGCACGGCATTTCGACCATATCCGAGAAGATCAACGTGCATGCCTCCCCCCTAAATGAATCGAAGAGGAACATTTTCAAGTCACTAGAGAAGAAGGGCATCGAGACGATCGAGGGAGATGGTTTCAAAATTCAATGTTACGACACGTTGACaggaattaaaattttcatcgTGCACAAAGATGACCTCAACATAGAGGCAAACACCTACTTGAAAAGGGTTCACGAATTGTATAGCGacatcattttgaagaacccCTTCTACGACATTGACATGCCCATACGTTCCGCGGTGTTTAACGAGCAGGTCGAGAAGCTCTTCGCCGGCTTGTGA